The sequence below is a genomic window from Geitlerinema sp. PCC 9228.
AGTTTGACCAAGCTACCCCAATAACAAGTATTGTTGACATGCTTGCCATCTAAAATGGAATACTGTAAAGGAATGGCTTCGCGAATCCAATATAACTTCTCTTGTTCTTTGAGTAACGATGTATTATATTTTCCTTGGATGGCATTAACTTCATATACAGTAACGGGGGTTTGTACTCCTTTGAGATAAACTTCTTCCATGCGCCGTACTTTCACTCGATCTGCCACTTCTTCCCAGGTCGATTCGGAAATTAAAATCTGGCCGCCTACTGTATAGGATTCGATCCGAAAAGCCAAATTGACCTGACTGCCCACAATGCCGTATTTGGTCCGTTTTTCGGAACCAATATTGCCCACCACCACCTCGCCGGTGTTCATACCAATGCCCATTTCCAAGCTGGGCAGCCCCCAAGCTTGCATTTGCGTATTCACTTTTTCCATGGCTAATTGCATTTGTAACGCACAAGCGATCGCCCGTTCGGTATCGTCGTGGCGGCTGGTAGGAGCCCCAAACATCACCAAGATGCCATCTCCCATAAACTCATCAATGGTGCCTTGATACTCAGAAATAACATCAGCCATGCAAGATAAATAAAGATTTAAGACTTGGATGGCTTGCTCTGGCGAAAGACGTTCGGCAAGCATAGTAAACCCGCGCAAATCGGAGGTTAAAATGGTGACCCGACGGCGTTGTCCTCCCAGTTTCCTTTTCTCTGGGTCTTCTAGCAAGGTGGCCACCACCTCATCGCTGAGATAGCGTCCGAAGGTTTTGCGGATTTCCTTCGCCTGATGAGCCATGTATCCGGTAATGGCGATACCAGAACCCACCAAAGCCAGAAAAGGTGGCACCACAGGAATCCACCACCCCCCTACCAAAGCGACATAGGTACCCACCAGCAAACTCCCCCCAGCCAGCAAGCTGCCGGCAAGTCGCACCAGGGAGATCCAACGTTTTTGCGGAGACAGCCGCCCCGTCCAAGCTAAGGTTGCACCAATTCCCGACCACAGCAGAATCCACAGCCACTCCACCGGTTCCGACCAAGTTTGGATGAGGGGACGGTCGTCGAGGGCAGCACTGACGATCTGACTGGTTAGGTTGGCGTGGATTTCCACTCCTGACATACGTTCGGATAAAGTCAGCAAACCGCTGCTGAGGGGAGTAAAAAAGGCGTCTTGGAAGCTTTCGCCCACGCGACCGATTAAGACAATGCGATCGCTTGCCCAATCGTCAGGAATCCGACCTTCCAAAACATCGGTGAGGGAAACGGTATCGAAAAATTCCGTAGAACCGCGGTATTTGATTAAAATTTGATAGCCACCGGTATCGGCACGTACGTAACCGCCGTCGTTGGGTTGCAAGGGTTGAAAGGTTTCTTGGC
It includes:
- a CDS encoding adenylate/guanylate cyclase domain-containing protein, with the translated sequence MWKWKQIDRFGRRQIGIWLTAPSIAAVVIGLRATGLLQSWEWAAYDRYMHWQPIPSNVRETLPEDNRSRVAIVGIGEQDIQRLGQSILSDRTYAKVLRRLKEQNPRAIGLDIYRDVPVPPGHEELTEVFQNTDNLIGIQKVVGDRQTEAVAPPPILKEKEQVGANDLIIDADDRVRRGLLYLRDSEGNMVYSFALYLALMYLQEDNIQPEPIQGTQKWRLGQETFQPLQPNDGGYVRADTGGYQILIKYRGSTEFFDTVSLTDVLEGRIPDDWASDRIVLIGRVGESFQDAFFTPLSSGLLTLSERMSGVEIHANLTSQIVSAALDDRPLIQTWSEPVEWLWILLWSGIGATLAWTGRLSPQKRWISLVRLAGSLLAGGSLLVGTYVALVGGWWIPVVPPFLALVGSGIAITGYMAHQAKEIRKTFGRYLSDEVVATLLEDPEKRKLGGQRRRVTILTSDLRGFTMLAERLSPEQAIQVLNLYLSCMADVISEYQGTIDEFMGDGILVMFGAPTSRHDDTERAIACALQMQLAMEKVNTQMQAWGLPSLEMGIGMNTGEVVVGNIGSEKRTKYGIVGSQVNLAFRIESYTVGGQILISESTWEEVADRVKVRRMEEVYLKGVQTPVTVYEVNAIQGKYNTSLLKEQEKLYWIREAIPLQYSILDGKHVNNTCYWGSLVKLSVKEAEIAVDNGFQACIPSPLKNIKINFFFANDGETPRYDVYAKVLACNTQLATEANHASRFHVRFTAKPQEIHTKLMALYQSVRKD